DNA from Rhizobacter sp. J219:
CGACCAGGGCCTGATGTTCGGCTACGCCTGCGACGAGACGCCCGAGCTGATGCCCGCGCCGATCTACTACGCCCACCGCCTCGTCGAGCGCCAGGCCCAGCTGCGCAAGGACGGCCGACTGCCCTTCCTGCGCCCCGACGCCAAGAGCCAGGTCACGATGCGCTATGTCGACGGCAAGCCGCACAGCATCGACACCGTGGTGCTCTCCACCCAGCACTCGCCCGACCAGAGCGAAACCACGACCAAGATGAAGGCTTCGTTCACCGAAGCCATCATCGAAGAGATCATCAAGCCGGTGCTGCCCAAGGAGTGGCTGAAGGAAACCCGCTACCTGATCAACCCGACCGGCCGTTTCGTCATCGGCGGCCCGCAGGGCGACTGCGGCCTGACCGGTCGCAAGATCATCGTCGACACCTACGGCGGCGCCTGCCCGCACGGTGGTGGCGCGTTCTCGGGCAAGGACCCGTCGAAGGTCGACCGCTCGGCCGCCTACGCCGCCCGCTACGTGGCGAAGAACATCGTCAAGGCCGGCCTGGCCAAGCAGTGCCAGATCCAGGTCGCCTACGCCATCGGCGTGGCCAAGCCGATGAACGTGACGGTCTACACCGAAGGCACCGGCGTGATTCCCGACGAGAAGATCGCGGCGCTCGTCAACGAGCACTTCGACCTGCGCCCGAAGGGCATCATCCAGATGCTGGACCTGCTGCGTCCGATCTACGAGAAGACCGCCGCCTACGGCCACTTCGGCCGCGAAGAGCCTGAATTCTCGTGGGAGAAGACCGACAAGGCGGCCGCGCTGCGTGCAGCGGCGGGCCTCAAGTAATCTCTCCGGCCGACCGAAA
Protein-coding regions in this window:
- the metK gene encoding methionine adenosyltransferase, producing MSNDFLFTSESVSEGHPDKVADQISDAILDAIFKQDPRSRVAAETLTNTGLVVLAGEITTNAHVDYIQVARDTIKRIGYDNTEYGIDYKGCAVMVCYDKQSNDIAQGVDHASDDHLNIGAGDQGLMFGYACDETPELMPAPIYYAHRLVERQAQLRKDGRLPFLRPDAKSQVTMRYVDGKPHSIDTVVLSTQHSPDQSETTTKMKASFTEAIIEEIIKPVLPKEWLKETRYLINPTGRFVIGGPQGDCGLTGRKIIVDTYGGACPHGGGAFSGKDPSKVDRSAAYAARYVAKNIVKAGLAKQCQIQVAYAIGVAKPMNVTVYTEGTGVIPDEKIAALVNEHFDLRPKGIIQMLDLLRPIYEKTAAYGHFGREEPEFSWEKTDKAAALRAAAGLK